A stretch of the Medicago truncatula cultivar Jemalong A17 chromosome 5, MtrunA17r5.0-ANR, whole genome shotgun sequence genome encodes the following:
- the LOC11424064 gene encoding heterogeneous nuclear ribonucleoprotein 1, which translates to MQSDSGKLFIGGISWDTNEERLREYFSTYGEVKEAVIMKDRTTGRARGFGFVVFIDPAVADIVVQEKHNIDGRMVEAKKAVPRDDQNVLSRTSGSIHGSPGPGRTRKIFVGGLASTVTESDFKKYFDQFGTITDVVVMYDHNTQRPRGFGFITYDSEEAVDQVLLKTFHELNGKMVEVKRAVPKELSPGPARSPLSGYNYGLSRVNSFLNGFNQSYSPSTVGGYGLRVDGRFSPVAGGRNAYAPFGSGYGMGMNFEPGLSPGFGGNASFNGNLSYGRGLNPYFIGGSNRFGSPVGYESGNGGSNSFFSSVTRNLWGNGSLNYGTSSANSNAYIGSGSGNVGGNAFGNTGVNWSSSPISGHGGGNNVSQGSGNLGYGGGNNGYGLGTEGYGRSSGSTLAPTSSYSTSNGGGVDGAFADFYNNNSVYGDTTWRSSNSERDGSGPFGYGLGGAPSDVSAKTSPGYVGGYTVNKRQPNRGITT; encoded by the exons ATGCAATCAGATAGTGGCAAGCTATTTATCGGTGGAATATCGTGGGACACAAATGAAGAGCGACTCAGGGAGTATTTCAGTACTTATGGAGAGGTTAAGGAAGCAGTGATAATGAAGGATCGGACAACTGGTAGAGCTCGTGGATTTGGTTTCGTTGTTTTCATTGATCCAGCTGTTGCAGATATTGTCGTGCAAGAGAAGCACAACATTGATGGAAGGATG GTTGAGGCGAAGAAAGCTGTTCCTAGGGACGATCAGAACGTATTGAGTAGAACCAGTGGCAGCATCCATGGTTCTCCTGGTCCAGGTCGCACTCGTAAGATATTTGTTGGAGGTTTAGCTTCTACAGTGACAGAGAGTGACTTCAAGAAGTACTTTGACCAGTTTGGGACCATAACAGATGTTGTAGTAATGTATGATCACAACACTCAGAGGCCAAGAGGCTTTGGATTTATCACATATGATTCTGAAGAGGCTGTTGACCAGGTCTTACTTAAGACGTTTCATGAATTGAACGGTAAAATGGTTGAGGTCAAGCGAGCAGTTCCTAAGGAGTTATCCCCAGGACCTGCCCGCTCTCCTCTCAGTGGATACAACTATGGTCTGAGTAGGGTCAATAGTTTCTTGAATGGCTTCAATCAAAGTTACAGTCCAAGTACTGTCGGTGGCTATGGACTTCGGGTGGATGGTAGGTTCAGTCCGGTTGCTGGTGGCCGAAATGCATATGCACCATTTGGATCTGGTTATGGAATGGGTATGAATTTTGAGCCTGGTTTGAGTCCTGGTTTTGGAGGGAATGCAAGTTTCAATGGCAATCTTAGCTATGGACGGGGATTAAATCCTTATTTCATCGGCGGCTCCAATAGGTTTGGCAGTCCTGTTGGATATGAAAGTGGTAACGGAGGTAGCAATTCTTTCTTCAGTTCAGTGACTCGAAACTTGTGGGGGAATGGAAGCCTCAACTATGGAACAAGTTCTGCAAATTCCAATGCATACATTGGATCAGGAAGTGGGAATGTTGGAGGAAATGCATTTGGCAATACTGGTGTCAACTGGAGTTCTTCGCCGATTTCTGGACATGGTGGCGGGAACAATGTGTCACAGGGTAGTGGCAATCTTGGATATGGAGGTGGCAACAACGGTTATGGATTGGGGACTGAAGGGTATGGAAGAAGCAGTGGTTCCACTCTCGCACCAACATCTTCATACTCTACATCAAATGGTGGTGGTGTAGATGGGGCTTTTGCTGATTTTTACAACAACAATTCGGTCTACGGGGACACCACTTGGCGATCTTCAAATTCTGAGAGAGATGGATCTGGTCCCTTCGGTTACGGACTTGGTGGTGCACCTTCGGATGTTTCTGCCAAGACTTCTCCCGGTTATGTTGGTGGTTATACTGTTAATAAAAGGCAGCCAAATAGGG